From Cotesia glomerata isolate CgM1 linkage group LG2, MPM_Cglom_v2.3, whole genome shotgun sequence, a single genomic window includes:
- the LOC123259716 gene encoding serine/threonine-protein phosphatase 6 regulatory ankyrin repeat subunit B-like, translating to MAKAMAAFRPGDPPEDEIFKDLKAAIFARDKTRTEEVLASLKKRDKEKGFCTLNKEDGNSLLRSALQKHREIAESLLDYDFPVNRLRNLPCNSPLHLAVKKNDLKMVKKLLIKGAHVRAKNSLGKSVLYTAVEFGFDEIVKELLKYDQPEVKIKDKYIPIDLAAANGNEKIFNLLVKSGAKADLQYCDGTLIFHVAVEEGYERTVRTIIEQKKYDTADVKNNQLLYAAVMKSDDYFNRITSINIVNMLIDAEFPIDPKKINDAEFAHIAVKNGFSTIVSSLIKLGLDPNIVNSEGNKLLITACSSEKADIVKLLIENNADITVKKTNNGESVLYWAIQNLHSSNDKTYSANYNFYSHIDGDEKFMDDKNTCCSNEWFEIIKMLVDRGININEVDSKHDKLTPLHYVARENYRNEFYHYIEELTTFLLQAGADINARDFYGNTPLQYAIIKGRLEMVKLLLPSTPIDNDHYSNNQKRTLLHSAAQSKTHEIIKMLLKREEFKNLEVEENGYNMTPLSLAVHKNQVKAVEALLQHGANVNTVDKGLKTPLYYATTYSHGMIFKMLLANNANPNCISEEGQTPLVMAAKNNDDFSINHLLKYGADIDLRSGLSGKTVLHYLGESNEEVNFNILNIGADINRLTNDNKTVLDLIEEAMISNCNRCKKNIEPVNFHGWYTRTYRKHAKIIINHILQLQAIDSFVCDENLYAMYNFEDKYGWIDHNVKDEGKKTTIDEMKKMCEAEVELMKTTFFVNTNVSIYHILTKCPHRIANNVLKNENVLKQLQTPACIEKFPIYSRLLEGRIEKCLERKEILDQDIDYSFHNVFSSLPPVCIQEILRFLSNYDLKVLIGVCQSPMDYQDFQPNTEISIEAAANHVAKKQKCE from the exons ATGGCTAAGGCTATGGCAGCTTTTCGGCCTGGAGATCCACCtgaagatgaaatttttaaagatttgaaAGCAGCAATTTTTGCTCGTGATAAAACTCGTACTGAAGAAGTACTTGCATCACTGAAGAAAAGGGATAAAGAAAAAGGTTTTTGCACCTTGAACAAAGAAGATGGAAACTCTCTACTTCGTAGTGCTCTTCAAAAGCACAGAGAAATAGCTGAATCGTTGTTGGATTACGATTTCCCAGTTAATAGGTTACGTAACCTACCTTGTAATTCACCACTACACTTAGCAGTAAAAAAGAATGACTTAAAGAtggttaaaaagttattgatcAAAGGTGCTCACGTAAGGGCGAAAAATTCATTAGGAAAGTCAGTACTTTATACCGCGGTTGAGTTCGGTTTCGACGAAATTGTTAAAGAGTTATTAAAATATGATCAACcagaagtaaaaattaaagataaatatattccAATTGATTTGGCTGCGGCAAATGGTAATGAGAAGATTTTCAATTTACTAGTAAAGAGTGGGGCCAAAGCAGATTTACAATACTGTGACGGTACGTTAATCTTTCATGTAGCCGTTGAAGAAGGGTATGAGCGCACGGTTCGTAcaattattgaacaaaaaaaatatgatactgCGGATGTTAAAAATAACCAGTTATTATATGCCGCTGTAATGAAATCTGACGATTACTTTAACAGAATAACATCTATTAATATTGTCAATATGCTGATCGATGCTGAATTTCCTAtcgatccaaaaaaaattaatgatgcAGAGTTTGCCCACATTGCTGTAAAAAATGGATTCAGTACAATTGTTAGTAGCCTCATAAAATTGGGCTTGGATCCAAACATTGTAAACTCAGAAGGAAATAAACTGTTAATAACAGCATGTTCATCTGAGAAAGCAGATATTGTCAAATTGTTGATAGAAAATAATGCTGACAttactgttaaaaaaacaaataatggTGAGTCAGTACTATATTGGGCtattcaaaatttacattCTAGCAATGATAAAACGTATTCTgccaattacaatttttattcacataTTGATGGCGATGAAAAGTTTATGGACGATAAAAATACTTGTTGTTCTAATGAATggtttgaaattataaaaatgttagtaGATCGTGGCATTAACATTAATGAAGTTGATTCGAAACACGATAAACTGACACCTTTGCACTATGTTGCGAGAGAAAATTATcgtaatgaattttatcattatattgAAGAACTTACTACGTTTTTACTACAAGCAGGAGCTGACATTAACGCACGCGATTTTTATGGTAATACTCCTCTTCAATATGCCATTATCAAAGGGCGTCTTGAAATggttaaattacttttaccaAGTACTCCAATTGACAATGATCATTATTCAAATAATCAAAAGCGGACACTTCTTCACTCCGCGGCTCAATCTAAAActcatgaaataataaaaatgctaCTGAAACGAgaagaattcaaaaatttggaGGTTgaag AAAATGGGTATAATATGACTCCACTTTCATTGGCTGTTCATAAAAATCAAGTGAAAGCTGTTGAAGCTTTGTTACAACATGGTGCAAACGTTAATACAGTCGACAAAGGATTGAAAACACCGCTATACTATGCCACGACCTATTCACATGGAATGATCTTTAAAATGTTATTAGCTAATAATGCAAATCCTAATTGTATTAGTGAAGAAGGACAGACACCACTCGTTATGGCAGCTAAAAACAATGATGATTTTAGCATAAATCATCTTTTGAAGTACGGAGCCGATATCGATTTAAGAAGTGGCTTATCTGGAAAAACAGTTTTACATTATTTGGGTGAAAGCAATgaagaagttaattttaatatcctAAATATCGGTGCTGATATTAATCGTTTAACCAATGATAATAAAACAGTTCTGGATCTTATCGAAGAAGCTATGATCTCTAATTGTAATCGTTGTAAGAAAAATATAGAACCGGTAAACTTTCATGGATGGTATACCCGCACTTATCGTAAACAtgctaaaattattataaatcatatCTTACAACTTCAAGCTATCGATTCATTTGTTTGCGACGAAAATTTATATGCaatgtataattttgaagataaaTATGGATGGATTGACCATAACGTTAAAGATGAAGGTAAAAAAACTACAATTGAtgagatgaaaaaaatgtGTGAAGCAGAAGTAGAATTGATGAAAACTACTTTTTTCGTTAATACCAATGTTAGTATATATCACATTTTAACTAAGTGTCCTCATCGTATTGCTAACAATGTCTTAAAGAATGAAAATGTTTTGAAGCAATTGCAAACACCTGCCTGTATTGAAAAGTTTCCTATTTATAGCCGCTTATTAGAGGGTCGCATTGAAAAGTGCTTAGAAAGGAAAGAAATATTGGATCAAGATATTGATTACTCGTTTCACAATGTTTTTTCATCTTTACCTCCCGTTTGCATTCAAGAAATTCTAcgttttttgagtaattatgATTTGAAAGTTCTAATAGGCGTATGTCAATCGCCTATGGATTATCAAGATTTTCAACCCAATACTGAAATATCAATCGAAGCTGCTGCAAATCATGTtgcaaaaaaacaaaaatgcgAATAA
- the LOC123259296 gene encoding putative ankyrin repeat protein RF_0381 — MSGNFLTSKSNQSANNVQTYYDLRRVLQRKKTAEARTLIAAGIKVNSPHRRACDTILHLAIKCGDLELVQLVLSKGPHVNFKNTHGKTPLHVAVELGYEKIVELLISKGAYVNTSAKDGSTPIQAAISSFRSKIFCMLVRNGAKTNVTLNNGQTLFYTAVKSGLSSIVDCLLKNSSVNKKANNNCLRFAILSTNEKIEQLLLEHDFELDLESINDSKLFHTIITKGHVKLVSDLLMMGANINSLTFRKINSGFTLLHTACYYQKFEIVELLILHGIELNVKDNKRKMAIFYAVRNLDVEIIRLLLINEAYIKDDPDLLNIAANKQHIEIVSLLLNYGADINGHDELGRTALHSAVINQSPQSIKDTPPFNSELSVVSILLKRGADVNTRLQTGETALHMAVQNNNEITVKALLEYDAKVNVSNSKGTTPLHLAAQVKNLTIFNSLLSRNTDVRATDVHGVTALHFAAEAGDVNIIGSLLQNKPDVNAVDRFNCTPLHYAAKYGPLECVSILLDHNADVNAFDISGSTPLHLAVGSKHAEIVELLINFDANVNVPNESGDTCLHISVERDTDTRITKLLMKHCKDINCFNQDGLTPLLIAAKKNPALVECLIDYGADVHLTDLQGRNALHIAVENGQLESVVSLLAKNADVNCKDADGKTPLLIAILDGNEELTNTLLQFNADVNYTGYRNKPLLHLALTKNRKSIINDLLIYGADVNFISDAGLTALHKVMDLYLSTEIMDLLLKFGANTDYKFRDGKTPLYIATENKRADQVRVLLNYGADMSATYGGKIALLRMFKFISSDNYNSPCEDCGSSDCYCDYMGYQRNSWNRNWYDDTNSRYEQFSSHVNECSNVVAIYRQHIRKLEAAGFYIDKEVLRALKYFKKIQAKVEDDEYDEDYEISSDIEDESDSDLDDESDVEENDGSSQESRELEAMKNEKIGSSNITFFNFLTSSIHRVARYVKNKEIVDIIKLNDYQLIFPVYADMINARFYSGLEREKLIEKCDFFHHFVILPYNCIDEILSFLSNQDLRMLVDSYKSPSVAHKRKFIFIS; from the coding sequence AtgtcaggtaattttttaacgtcCAAGTCCAATCAATCAGCTAATAACGTCCAGACCTACTATGACTTGCGTCGTGTTttgcaaagaaaaaaaaccgCAGAAGCAAGGACACTCATAGCCGCTGGTATAAAGGTAAATAGTCCTCATAGAAGGGCTTGCGATACGATTCTTCACTTGGCTATTAAGTGTGGAGATCTTGAACTGGTACAGTTAGTACTGAGCAAAGGACCCCATGTCAACTTCAAAAACACACATGGAAAAACTCCTCTTCACGTAGCAGTTGAATTAGGCTATGAGAAAATAGTTGAACTACTGATCTCCAAAGGTGCCTACGTCAATACAAGTGCTAAAGACGGCTCAACACCTATTCAAGCTGCTATCTCCTCGTTTCgatctaaaatattttgtatgcTTGTAAGAAATGGTGCTAAAACAAATGTGACTCTCAATAATGGTCAAACATTATTTTACACCGCAGTTAAATCCGGTTTGTCATCTATCGTTGAttgtttacttaaaaataGCTCTGTTAATAAAAAAGCCAACAACAACTGTCTTAGGTTTGCTATATTGtcaacaaatgaaaaaattgaacagCTTTTGCTTGAACATGACTTTGAACTTGACCTTGAGTCCATCAACGATTCGAAACTCTTTCATACTATAATAACTAAAGGACATGTTAAATTAGTGAGTGATCTTTTGATGATGGGTGCAAATATTAATTCACTAacatttcgaaaaattaatagtGGATTTACTCTTCTCCACACTGCTTGCtactatcaaaaatttgaaattgttgAATTACTAATATTACATGGCATAGAGTTGAATGTTAAAGACAACAAAAGAAAAATGGCAATATTTTACGCTGTAAGAAATCTTGATGTTGAAATAATTAGATTGCTGCTAATTAATGAAGCTTACATCAAAGATGATCCGGATTTACTCAATATAGCTGCTAATAAGCAGCACATTGAAATAGTTTCACTTTTACTAAATTACGGTGCTGACATTAATGGGCATGATGAACTTGGAAGGACAGCATTACACTCGGCAGTAATTAACCAGTCTCCGCAGTCAATTAAGGATACACCTCCATTTAATTCAGAATTGTCTGTTGTTTCGATTCTGTTGAAAAGAGGTGCTGATGTTAATACAAGACTCCAGACAGGTGAAACAGCTCTTCACATGGCTGTTCAAAACAATAACGAGATAACTGTGAAAGCTCTTCTAGAATACGACGCTAAAGTAAACGTATCAAACTCAAAGGGAACTACGCCATTACATTTGGCAGCAcaggtaaaaaatttgacaatttttaacagCTTGTTGAGTAGAAACACAGATGTGAGAGCTACAGATGTACATGGTGTGACCGCGTTGCATTTTGCTGCTGAAGCTGGAGATGTAAATATTATTGGAAGTCTTCTACAAAACAAACCTGATGTGAATGCTGTCGATCGGTTTAATTGTACGCCTTTGCATTATGCAGCTAAATATGGACCTTTAGAATGCGTCTCTATTTTACTAGATCACAATGCAGATGTAAATGCATTTGATATAAGCGGTTCGACTCCGTTGCATTTAGCTGTTGGATCTAAACATGCTGAGATCGTTgaacttttgataaatttcGATGCCAACGTTAATGTACCTAATGAATCTGGTGATACTTGTCTGCACATTTCTGTTGAGCGTGATACTGATACAAGAATCACAAAACTACTTATGAAACACTGCAAAgacattaattgttttaatcaaGACGGATTAACTCCGCTCTTGATTGCcgctaaaaaaaatccagcttTGGTTGAATGTTTAATAGATTATGGCGCTGATGTTCATCTCACAGATTTACAAGGTAGAAATGCTCTCCACATTGCTGTTGAAAATGGTCAATTAGAAAGCGTAGTAAGTTTGTTGGCTAAAAATGCTGATGTTAATTGCAAAGATGCAGATGGTAAAACACCTCTATTGATAGCAATACTAGACGGAAATGAAGAACTTACTAATACTCTTCTTCAGTTTAACGCTGATGTTAATTATACTGGTTACCGAAACAAACCATTACTTCACTTAGCTTTGACGAAGAACcgtaaaagtataattaatgatttattgatttatggtgcagatgttaattttattagtgaCGCAGGATTAACTGCTCTTCATAAAGTGATGGATCTTTATTTATCTACAGAAATTATGGACTTATTGCTGAAATTCGGCGCCAACACGGATTATAAATTTAGAGATGGAAAAACACCTCTTTACATTGCTACAGAAAATAAACGAGCTGATCAAGTAAGGGTTTTATTAAACTATGGCGCGGATATGAGCGCAACTTATGGAGGCAAAATAGCTTTACTTCGaatgtttaaatttatcagcTCAGACAATTACAACTCACCATGTGAAGATTGTGGTAGTTCTGATTGTTATTGTGATTATATGGGTTATCAAAGGAATAGTTGGAACAGAAATTGGTATGATGACACCAACTCACGGTATGAGCAATTTTCTTCTCATGTTAATGAATGCTCAAATGTCGTTGCAATTTATAGACAACATATTCGAAAGCTAGAAGCTGCTGgtttttatattgataaagAGGTCTTACGAGctcttaaatatttcaaaaagatacaaGCTAAAGTTGAAGATGATGAATATGATGAAGATTATGAAATCAGCTCTGATATTGAGGATGAAAGTGACTCTGATTTGGATGATGAGTCGGATGTAGAAGAGAATGATGGCAGTAGTCAGGAAAGTAGAGAACTAGAAGcgatgaaaaatgaaaaaattggcTCCAGCAATATtactttctttaattttttaacaagtagTATTCATCGGGTAGCCAGATACGTCAAAAATAAGGAGATTgttgatataattaaattgaatgattatcaattaatatttccaGTGTATGCTGACATGATTAATGCTCGGTTTTACAGTGGTTTAGAAAGAGAAAAGTTGATTGAAAAATgcgatttttttcatcattttgttattttaccGTACAACTGCATTGATGAAATATTAAGTTTTCTTAGTAATCAAGATTTGCGAATGCTAGTAGACTCTTATAAAAGTCCAAGTGTAGCACATAAGCGAaagtttattttcatttcataA
- the LOC123259715 gene encoding ankyrin repeat, PH and SEC7 domain containing protein secG-like: MASAIINLPPSTKDPFRIELEIAIDEHNENRVKELIGVLKERDEESGCCTLGWDDGYHLLRHAIQKNRAITNLLLDYGVKTNRSTNQACKSPLHFAVENRDLKMVEKLLSKGAKTRAKTSNGRTPLYLAVEVGNKEIIELLLEKDPQPALNEKNKLQPIEVAAEIGEEKVFNMLINKGAKANLKYCDGTLMLHVAVENGYERTVSKIIDEKNYDITDSRNLQLLTAAVMGWEEKYKRIVSTLVNAGFKIDPERLNDAAFIHKAADEGYCTIIEDLLTHGADPNIINAHGDSLLMTACGSKKADLVKTLIRNNADINLKNSSGHTVLYYVIRNLNFDEDKLCSHIKFSDYSDDDYVIAKKNLDDNCTCHSNEWFEILKIFIDLGLDVNNKDQYDSTALHYVIRYNYNEKFYHYIKELTCLLLKAGADAKSRDNHGNTPLQDAISSERLEIVELLLPTAKLDDECYINCKKQTLLHAAAESRGIKLLEIILKQKEFKNLDLQDINGATPLSLAVQRSCFPAVEILLLHGANPNLADVKLMTPLLHNLERSGPLPILEILLKFGANINCVNKNGMTPLTIAASYNNHNHFEILVKYATDLNARVDRSGRTALHCAAQHLDKAFSKLLKLGADINIMDYKKKTALDYLINSMVSFCEKCEISLDPSSESRLIKVYTRDYIKNVHIYLEHVAKLQLINSFVCPENLRGIYMYENKYGWIHGFKTENNELSKIEKIKEMYQEVESMKQYVLENTNINVYQILTKCPHRIAKYVLKNNNVIQQLQTPVFVENFPVYGGLLSSRIKKCLERKKILDDDTDYSFHRIFPSLPSICIDEILSYLSNYDLKILINVCQLTMYCQDIESNVNLPLAVVPSHIAKKQKI, from the exons ATGGCATCTGCAATCATTAATCTCCCACCCTCTACCAAAGATCCATTTAGGATTGAATTAGAAATTGCAATTGATGAACACAATGAAAATCGTGTAAAAGAATTGATTGGTGTACTCAAAGAAAGAGATGAAGAAAGTGGATGTTGTACTTTAGGATGGGATGATGGATATCATCTGCTTCGCCATgctattcaaaaaaatagagCTATAACAAACCTTTTGTTGGATTACGGAGTGAAAACAAACAGATCAACAAATCAAGCATGCAAATCGCCACTTCACTTCGCCGTTGAAAATCGGGACTTGAAGATGGTTGAAAAACTATTGAGTAAAGGTGCTAAAACAAGAGCGAAAACATCTAACGGCAGGACCCCACTCTATTTGGCTGTTGAAGTTGggaataaagaaataattgagTTGTTATTAGAAAAAGACCCCCAGCCTGCtctcaatgaaaaaaataaattgcagcCGATTGAAGTAGCTGCGGAAATTGGAGAAGAAAAGGTTTTCAACATGCTAATTAACAAAGGAGCTAAagcaaatttaaaatactgtGATGGTACGTTAATGCTTCATGTGGCCGTTGAAAATGGATATGAGAGGACGGTTTCTAAgattattgatgaaaaaaattatgatatcaCAGATAGTAGAAATCTTCAATTGTTAACTGCTGCGGTTATGGGATGGGAAGAAAAGTACAAAAGAATTGTGTCAACTTTAGTCAATGCCGGATTTAAAATTGATCCCGAAAGATTAAATGATGCAGCATTTATCCACAAAGCTGCAGATGAAGGTTATTGTACAATTATTGAAGATTTACTGACACACGGTGCGGACCCGAACATTATAAATGCGCACGGTGATTCTCTTTTAATGACAGCATGTGGATCTAAGAAAGCTGATCTTGTTAAAACGTTGATAAGAAATAACGctgatataaatttaaaaaattcatcggGACACACGGTACTATATTACGTGATCCGTAATTTAAACTTCGATGAGGATAAATTGTGTTCCCacataaaattttctgattaCTCAGATGACGACTAtgtaattgcaaaaaaaaatttagatgatAATTGTACTTGTCATTCTAACGAAtggtttgaaattttaaaaatctttatagaTCTTGGCTtagatgttaataataaagatcAATACGATTCGACGGCTTTGCATTATGTTATACGTTATAATTATAACgagaaattttatcattacatTAAAGAACTTACTTGTTTATTACTAAAAGCAGGAGCTGATGCAAAAAGTCGTGATAATCACGGTAATACTCCTCTTCAAGATGCAATTTCTAGCGAACGTTTAGAGATCGTTGAATTACTGTTACCAACTGCTAAACTGGATGATGAATGTtacataaattgtaaaaagcaAACATTGCTTCATGCAGCAGCTGAGTCTAGAGGGATTAAATTgctagaaattattttaaaacaaaaggaattcaaaaatttagacCTTCAag ATATTAATGGTGCAACTCCACTTTCTTTGGCTGTTCAACGTTCATGCTTTCCAGctgttgaaattttattactccATGGTGCAAATCCTAATTTAGCAGATGTCAAATTGATGACACCATTGCTTCATAATTTAGAAAGATCTGGCCCACTACCAATTCTCGAAATATTACTCAAGTTCGGAGcaaatattaattgtgttaaTAAGAACGGTATGACACCATTGACAATCGCAGCTTCCTATAACAATCATAATCATTTTGAAATTCTTGTAAAATATGCTACTGATTTAAATGCGAGAGTTGATAGATCGGGAAGAACAGCTTTACATTGTGCTGCTCAGCACCTAGATAAAGCTTTTTCAAAACTATTAAAGCTTGGCGCAGATATCAATATAATGGATTACAAAAAGAAAACAGCTTTGGACTATTTGATAAACTCTATGGTTTCTTTTTGTGAAAAATGTGAAATTTCATTAGATCCGTCAAGTGAGTCTAGATTGATCAAGGTTTACACTCgtgattatattaaaaatgtacatATTTATCTAGAACATGTTGCGAAActccaattaattaattcatttgtttGTCCGGAAAATCTACGAGGCATCTATATGTACGAAAATAAATATGGTTGGATTCATGGTTTCAAAACTGAGAATaatgaattatcaaaaattgaaaaaataaaagaaatgtaTCAAGAAGTAGAATCGATGAAGCAGTATGTGCTTGAAAATACTAACATTAATGtctatcaaattttgacaaaatGTCCTCATCGCATTGCTAAGTATGTCTTGAAAAACAACAATGTAATTCAACAATTACAAACTCCggtttttgttgaaaattttcctgtTTATGGCGGACTATTAAGTTCCCGTATTAAAAAATGcttagagagaaaaaaaatattggatGACGATACTGATTATTCGTTTCACCGCATTTTTCCATCTTTGCCTTCCATTTGTATCGATGAAATTCTCAGCTATTTAagtaattatgatttaaagaTTCTGATAAATGTGTGTCAATTAACCATGTATTGTCAGGACATTGAGTCGAATGTTAACCTACCACTCGCAGTTGTTCCAAGTCATATtgctaaaaaacaaaaaatctaa